The DNA region ttttACTTTTTTAATTTATTGAATAATCAATGTATTTGGTCTACTAATATAGCAAATACATTGAttattcaatgaatctaaaaaatAAGTTGTCTCTTATAAAAAATATTATCTATTAGTCGACCCACAAATCCACCGATCTAAACCAAAACAATCCATAAATGATCAAAACCTGTTTACTTAGGTGTATACCTAATCCAACGTGCAACAACTCATATAATTTTGGTTCAATATTAGGTTTGAGTTTCTGAAACGTCAACCCAACTTGTTGACGTGACATTAgtgatttctttttttttttaattattttaaatgGATATAAAATTAATCTATTACTATAAACCACAATTTTgtcaaaaaaaattatttacCATCAATATTACTACTAGATTAACGAGTTTAAATAATTTTAAGACTAATTATTTTATCTTATATTCTTTTGTATCATTTCTAATTCAAGAATTTTATGAAAATTAAGTGTTTTTGGAAATTTTATAGACAATATATAATGTGTTAGAAACAAGGTTATGGAAATTATACCGGATCGGCCAGTTCAACCAGTTAGACTTGGAATCGAGCCTACATACAGTCTATTAAACCCTTATAATCGACCTGCCAAAGAATCGGGACAAAAACCAAAAAACCAGATGAAAATCGAGAAAACCGGTCAAAATCAGAGGTTTCTCCAATCACATAGGTTGAACCGGATTTTAATATTTTTagcttttttttttaaatttatttaaaataaaaacataattaaaGGTGAAAAAAATATCAATGTGGTACAATAAAATTAGATGAGTCTCAGAGTTGAAGACATGTCTCTAACCCCTTCAACTCACAATTGAAGACATGTCTCTTACCCCTTCAAAATTTTGATTTTCTTAGTAAAAAGTAGAGACTTATATTTATAAATAACACTCTCTACTTTAGTTTATAATATTTTTAATGTGAGGCTTAATTTTGTGTTAATGTTATGACAGTTTTTTCGCAAAGTTGACAACACTTAAAAAGAAATGTGTTTCGTTCTAAATTCTAATATTATTTTTCTTATAACAAACACCTCACTAATATATTTTAGACATAATTACTCCTCAAGTCTTTTAACTTAATTTAAAGTTTCGCTTTGATCCTTAATTTAAAGTTTCGCTTTGGTCCTTTAATTAAAAAAGATAACACTTCCGTCCcttaaatttatttaaaaaattaatattgAGTCATCAAATTTATTTAAAAGATAACAGTTAACTTTTGCCAACGTGGCATGACAACTAGGATATTGAGTCAtcaaatttatttaaaaaattaatattttatttaaactTAAGGGTTTCTTAATAATGCTTAAAAAATATGACACCAACTATACACAACAATGTTTAATTAAGAAAATACTAATCAAAACCACTTGCAGGATTGAAAAATTACATTTCTCATTAACATTAGTATCTTCAACAAATATTAAAACATAACAAACCTTATCAATAAGTGGACCATCAATTTCCCAGACATACATCACTGATACATCTCATAATCTCATAACAACAAAGTGATATCAATGTCTCAAAAAACTTAAGAAGCAAagaaatatgaaaaaaaaatataagCAGAAAGAAACAGAGAATCAACAAGTTGCGAGACTTTCGACATTAGTTATTTGTGCTATCAAATCATCTGAGAAAAAAAACTCGACCGCAACTTTTGTCAGAAACCGTCGCGCCTCTTCAAACACCCTCAAACACAACAATAACACCCCACATCAGATCCATTAATGCAGATCCATCAGTATTTTCCATCCCCTTTTAGATTTTGATTTTGAATCTTAAATTGGTTTGTTGCTATTGATGTTCTTCTGTTGTTATCATAGTTGAAAATAAAATTGGGTGAATGTGAATCCAAGTGAAGGTGTTGTGACCCCTAGGGTTTTGGGGAAGGGGAAGAAGGAAATTTCTGAATGtctaataaataaaatataaaataaataaaaaaatcacCTTAAATAAACATAGGCTAATGTTAACATGTGCCCCAAGGACACAAGTTAATGATTTATTTGTAGAAATATTCTCTTGGAATGCGTGTATTTAATTTTTTGAAACTTAAATCATTATTTTATTCCACACGAATTTTCTAATTGTAGTATCTTTAACTTGTGCCTTAAGGGCACAAGTTAGCAAGACCCATAAACATAATGACAATTAAATTTCCACATAGAAAATACTTAACATTTTTCTATAAAATTTAACGAAAATATCAATTATACTAATATAATAGTTTTAAGGGACTAAAGTGTAACTTTTTTAATTGAGGGACTAAAGtgaaatattaaattaaatttaagGGACCAAAAAATGAATTAAACTTATATTTTACGTAAACCACACGATTCTATATTTTTTAACTCTTTCTTAAGCTGACTCTCATAAAAAAAAAGGATAAATGCTAACTTGTGTCCTAGGGGCACAAGATAAGACACACATTTGTAGAAAGTTTGTATtgaaaaaatcaattaaaaaatcaattatatatctttattaaaattaatacaCAATTTCCAATACATTATTACTTTATTTAGTTTTTATCTTTTGCCCTAGGAACACAAATAAGAGTTTTTTCCTGCCTTGCCCTACTATTGAAATTTTATTCCCAATATGCCCCATTCTGAAAATTATTTCTCAATCTACCCCCTTTTCCAGTTAGGGctcgtcacttgaagtgacgagGGGATGAAGAAGTTTTTTCGTTGTGTGAGctcgtcacttgaagtgacgaggagatgaagaattttttttttttaatattttaaatagtttattaaatactaataataattaatataattgatttttaattattaattctatatttaattaatataattgatttaattaaaaataatcaatACATAATTAATGACATTAAATTTATCAtaagaaaatatataataatgattGGACTTTTTGTGgaacattaaaaatatcaatgGTATTAAATGGAATTTAGAATAAATAGTATTAAATACAATTTATGTTCATCTTATTCTTAAATATATATGTAATATATGAATTGAATATTATTAAAATTGTGATATAATATGAAAAACTCACAACTGATATATgattataaaaaaattatataattatttatatatttttggcATCTTATTAATTATGTGAGTTATATAGTTATATTATCAAATAATAGTAGAATATGACACAATATTAGAAGACTGAGATTGGAAAAAGATacaataaaaaattaaataattagtGAAAGAAATATAATTTTTGActaattattttataaaaatgattaaataaatattattaaattattaaattatCCAATTACTTTTTTTTACTAAATTAACATTTATATAGGCGGTAAAACTTATtgaaattatttaaatttttttatatatttgaGGGGAGAAATTTATGTCTTTGATGTAAATAAGACAAAATTTACTGGAAAAATAAGAAATTTTGAATAAATATTACATATATTTTAATTATTAgtaaataaatatttttttattttaaaataaattaatcaTGAATTAATTATTAAACTATATCATTAATAATTGTAATGTTAATTTTATTACAATCTACGAATATACGAATTATATGTAAGTTATAAATGATGATCATTGATGATTGTTGTAATAATATTGCTATGATGATAACATTAAGGGATAATAATATCATAGAGAGCACATAACATATAACATAGTGTTAAATTCTCAGAAAGAAATTAGGAATTGATCTATAGTTGTCATGGAGAGCACACAACACAGTgttataaaaaattataaataataaaatatattaatatataattaatGACATTAAATTTATCAtaagaaaatatataataatgattGGACTTTTTGTGgaacattaaaaatatcaatcGTATTAAATGGAATTTAGAATAAATAGAATTAAATGCAATTTATGTTCATCTTATTCTTAAATATATATGTAATATATGaattaaatattattaaaatTATGATATAATATGAAAAACTCACAATTGATATATGatcataaaaaaaattatataattatttataTGTTAGAATATGACACAATATTAGAAGACTGAGATTGAAAAAAAActacaaaaaaaattaaataattaatgaAAGAAATATAATTTTTGACTAATTATTTTATAAAACTgattaaataaatattattatattattaatttttttattatcatgaaaaactataattatttactatttattttagatatttttttataaaaaaattattattatttttaattaaatcaattatattaattaaatataaaattaataattaaaaatcaattagattaattattattagtatttaataaactatttaaaatattaaaaaaaaaaaattcttcaTCTCCTCGTCACTTCAAGTGAAGTGACGAGCTCACCCAACGAAAAAACTTATTCATCCCCTCGTCACTTCAAGTGGTGACGAGCCATAACTGGAAAAAGGTAGATTGGAAAATAATTTTCAGAATAGAgcatattaaaaataaaatttcaataATAGGACATTTGAAGAAAAACTCCACAAATAAGTATTACCCAAAAAAAAATTAGATGTAATAAAAGTCACTGATGTATATGGGTCCAGGATCCAATTGGGTTTTAAGctaccatatatatatatatatatatatatatacagaATTAGGGTTATTATCCCAGAAAGAGAGACGAAGAAGCAGATTCCGAACCAGAGAGGCGTAGGGAGCGAAAATGGTGAAATTCTTGAAACCTAATAAGGCGGTGATTCTCTTGCAAGGCCGATATGCCGGCAAGAAAGCCGTGATTGTGAAAACCTTCGACGACGGAACCCGCGAGAAGCCTTACGGACACTGTCTTGTTGCTGGAATCAAGAAGTACCCTAGCAAAGTGATCAAGAAAGACTCAGCGAAGAAGACGGCGAAGAAATCTAGGGTTAAGGCATTCGTGAAGCTGGTGAATTACCAACATCTGATGCCTACTCGTTACACTCTGGATGTGGATCTGAAGGATGCTGTTGTTCCTGATGTTCTTCAATCAAAGGACAAGAAGGTGACTGCACTGAAAGAAACTAAGAAGAGGCTTGAAGAGAGGTTCAAAACAGGGAAGAACAGGTGGTTTTTCACCAAGCTTAGGTTTTGAATTTTCACTGTTTTGTTTCTAGTTATACATTTTGGCTTTTGATTATTATCAATGAATTATGGATGAACTTGTGGCTTAGTTTTGATTATTATGAATTTTCACGGTAATTTTTAATAGGTCACAGATAAATGTCTTTTTTTGTGTT from Lathyrus oleraceus cultivar Zhongwan6 chromosome 1, CAAS_Psat_ZW6_1.0, whole genome shotgun sequence includes:
- the LOC127085797 gene encoding large ribosomal subunit protein eL27 encodes the protein MVKFLKPNKAVILLQGRYAGKKAVIVKTFDDGTREKPYGHCLVAGIKKYPSKVIKKDSAKKTAKKSRVKAFVKLVNYQHLMPTRYTLDVDLKDAVVPDVLQSKDKKVTALKETKKRLEERFKTGKNRWFFTKLRF